One Oscarella lobularis chromosome 18, ooOscLobu1.1, whole genome shotgun sequence genomic window, ATGAAGGCTAGCCGCATTGAAAACCAAACTGCGACTAGCTACGCGCACGAATTTGCCCCCCAGACAGTTAAAACTGGGTCCCCATTACGATGGATCGCATTATGGGGTCCCTCTTACCGGTTCCGAAGCGATTTACATCGCAGGCCACGTCGTCTGGATTCTAGAGACATCAGCGTAGCATTTCGCTGCCTCTGCTAGCTTTCTTCAAAGCAGAAATCCGCAAGACACCCTTCCACCTTTTTGAACTTCGAGAAACAAGCATCCCGTATACTTAACGGCAACCTACCTGCGCACGCTAAAATGGACTTCCAACATCGTGCGGGTGGCAAAAcaggcggaggcggcgtcGCGTCCGAAGCGGAGAGCAATGTAGATCGTCGAGAGCGCCTGCGCCTGCTCGCGCTCGAAACCATCGACCTAAACAAGGCGAGAGACTCCCTTCGCGAGGAAACGAAAAGCGGAAATGGACGTTTCTCGCGATTTAGGACCCCTACTTCATGCGAAATCACTTGGGAACCTACGAATGCAAGCTATGTCTCACACTACACAACAACGAGGGAAGCTATTTGGCTCACACGCAGGGAAAACGCCACCAATCGAATTTGTACGGTGGAAGGGGGCCCGTATAATAACACTGAATTACCTCcaatttgacgtctttcttcattAGGGCGAGAAGAGCAGCCAAAGACGCGCAGGACGCTCCAACCCAGCCGGCTCTCGATAAGCCGAGAGTCGACTATAAGAGATTTGTCAAAATTGGTCGTCCTGGATACAAAGGTACAGCTCAAATTACAAAATTATCAATTTTAATACTAAGCGAATAGTTACCAAGCAACGAGATCCCGACTCTGGCCAGCATACTCTATTATTTCAGGTATTAGGTTTTCTGATGAATAACGATTTATTTTATAATTGCCTTATAGGTGGATTATCCTGAAATCGCCGAGGGCGTGATTCCTCTTCATCGTTTCATGTCGGCTTACGAGCAAAGGCTCGAAGCTCCAGA contains:
- the LOC136197969 gene encoding splicing factor 3A subunit 2-like, producing MDFQHRAGGKTGGGGVASEAESNVDRRERLRLLALETIDLNKDPYFMRNHLGTYECKLCLTLHNNEGSYLAHTQGKRHQSNLARRAAKDAQDAPTQPALDKPRVDYKRFVKIGRPGYKVTKQRDPDSGQHTLLFQVDYPEIAEGVIPLHRFMSAYEQRLEAPDRSCQYVLFAAEPYETIGFKVPSREVDKGDGKCWTHWNRDTKQFFLQFFFKTP